The Anabaena sp. WA102 genome contains a region encoding:
- the cysK gene encoding cysteine synthase A, which yields MRIVENITELVGRTPLVKLNRIPQELGCVATILVKLESMNPSSSVKDRIGVSMIMAAEKEGLIAPGKTILVEPTSGNTGIALAMAAAAKGYQLILTMPETMSAERRAMLRAYGAQLELTPGIAGMSGAIRRAQEIVDRTPYSYMLQQFRNPANAQIHRETTAEEIWEDTDGLVDMIVAGVGTGGTITGVAEVLKARKPSFQAIAVEPANSPILSGGKPGPHKIQGIGAGFIPQVLKVELIDEVITVTDEEAIAFGRKLAREEGLLSGISSGAALCAAVRVAQRPENQGRLIVMIQPSFGERYLSTPLFQDLEAKTATSVS from the coding sequence ATGCGGATTGTTGAAAATATTACGGAATTGGTGGGACGGACACCTCTAGTTAAGTTAAACCGGATTCCTCAAGAATTAGGTTGTGTGGCTACAATTCTCGTGAAATTGGAAAGTATGAACCCTTCGTCATCGGTAAAAGACCGCATTGGGGTAAGTATGATTATGGCGGCGGAAAAGGAAGGATTAATTGCCCCTGGGAAGACGATTCTGGTAGAACCAACATCGGGAAATACTGGGATTGCTTTGGCTATGGCAGCGGCGGCTAAGGGGTATCAATTAATTTTAACTATGCCGGAAACGATGAGTGCGGAACGGCGGGCGATGTTAAGGGCTTATGGGGCCCAATTGGAACTCACTCCGGGAATTGCGGGGATGAGTGGGGCGATTCGGCGGGCGCAGGAGATTGTGGATAGAACACCATACTCTTATATGTTGCAACAGTTCCGCAATCCGGCTAATGCCCAAATTCACCGGGAAACTACGGCGGAGGAAATTTGGGAGGATACGGATGGATTGGTGGATATGATTGTGGCGGGTGTGGGGACTGGGGGGACGATTACTGGGGTGGCGGAAGTTTTGAAGGCCCGGAAACCGAGTTTTCAGGCGATCGCTGTCGAACCAGCTAATAGCCCGATATTATCGGGAGGTAAACCGGGTCCCCATAAAATTCAGGGCATTGGGGCGGGTTTTATTCCCCAAGTCTTAAAGGTAGAATTGATTGATGAGGTAATTACGGTGACAGATGAGGAGGCGATCGCCTTTGGTCGCAAATTAGCCAGGGAGGAAGGGCTACTATCGGGCATTTCCAGTGGTGCAGCCCTCTGTGCAGCGGTGCGTGTTGCCCAACGTCCAGAGAATCAGGGACGCTTAATAGTGATGATTCAGCCTAGTTTCGGTGAGAGATATTTAAGTACACCTTTATTCCAAGACCTAGAAGCCAAAACAGCAACTAGCGTCAGTTAA
- a CDS encoding RrF2 family transcriptional regulator, translating into MELSCKSEYAILALLEMATHYENGEPMQIRQIALQQKIPDRYLEQLLATLRRGGIVKSQRGSKGGYLLAREPRKISIFEILECLEGLDVQTGEQNTNPTSLDNSVVSEIWQEARQAANSVLQNYSLQDLCEKRDSRKQLDIMYYI; encoded by the coding sequence GTGGAATTATCATGTAAATCTGAATACGCAATTTTGGCGTTATTAGAGATGGCTACTCATTATGAAAACGGTGAACCGATGCAAATTCGGCAAATCGCTCTGCAACAAAAGATACCTGATCGCTATTTAGAACAACTGTTAGCAACTTTGCGGCGGGGGGGTATAGTTAAAAGTCAACGGGGTTCAAAAGGCGGCTATTTATTGGCGCGAGAACCTCGGAAAATTAGTATCTTTGAGATTTTAGAATGTTTGGAAGGTTTAGATGTGCAGACTGGTGAACAAAATACTAACCCCACAAGTTTAGATAATTCTGTGGTGTCAGAAATTTGGCAAGAAGCACGTCAGGCGGCAAATTCAGTGTTACAAAATTATTCGCTTCAGGATCTTTGTGAAAAACGGGATTCCCGGAAGCAGTTGGATATCATGTACTACATTTGA
- a CDS encoding clan AA aspartic protease translates to MIHGNVFGLQARINLIICLSEPANIEIECVVDTGFEGFLTLPPVVITELGLPYIARIDANLADNSSIGVNVHLATILWQGIEREIAVLAMGSRPLIGTALLADYHLSIDFCDGGTVIVDDIL, encoded by the coding sequence GTGATACATGGAAACGTATTTGGGCTTCAAGCTCGAATTAATTTGATTATTTGTTTATCAGAACCTGCAAATATAGAAATTGAATGTGTTGTTGATACGGGTTTTGAAGGTTTTTTAACTTTACCCCCAGTTGTAATTACAGAACTTGGGCTGCCATACATTGCTCGAATTGATGCAAATTTGGCTGATAATTCCAGTATTGGAGTCAATGTTCATTTGGCAACTATTCTCTGGCAAGGTATAGAACGCGAGATTGCAGTATTGGCAATGGGTAGTCGTCCTCTGATTGGAACTGCGCTACTTGCAGATTATCATCTCAGTATAGATTTCTGTGATGGTGGTACGGTTATCGTTGATGATATTTTGTAA